The Daucus carota subsp. sativus chromosome 2, DH1 v3.0, whole genome shotgun sequence genome includes a window with the following:
- the LOC108206622 gene encoding uncharacterized protein LOC108206622, with product MNEDPYQSITNECRISILQEEKLGRSGFAFEPVEEEPEPEEPVRVTGITMVSLPGSESEHMDEEIFHTPPEQHQSRSVSSCDAPGPEIRPGTPQSGRKCVGDVFVEGVVCDDDESGDEVDLKGKKVDSKFNGKNVIDTEMVDTEVVILSDEENCDNVVDNAKCESSRGRFGRKNAEDLDAVRDVSRGGVGTSRGVSGRRTLPNSFKEQKENEGLWVPRSSVRDRAERESSNKPFNCEMFEILLASAGIVFSGGTDTDYMKAARENGLVFYRPRWWPIEGFGN from the coding sequence ATGAACGAAGATCCGTATCAATCAATCACGAATGAGTGCCGAATCAGCATTCTCCAGGAGGAAAAGCTTGGGAGATCTGGTTTTGCGTTCGAACCTGTGGAAGAAGAACCGGAGCCGGAAGAACCGGTTCGAGTCACCGGAATAACGATGGTGTCGCTGCCGGGGAGTGAGTCGGAGCATATGGATGAAGAGATCTTTCATACGCCTCCGGAGCAGCATCAGTCTCGGTCTGTTTCTAGCTGTGATGCTCCAGGACCCGAGATCCGACCCGGAACTCCTCAGTcgggtcggaaatgtgttggtGATGTTTTTGTTGAAGGTGTTGTGTGTGATGATGATGAGAGTGGAGATGAGGTTGACTTGAAGGGAAAAAAGGTTGACTCGAAATTTAATGGGAAAAATGTGATTGACACTGAAATGGTGGACACTGAGGTAGTTATCTTGTCAGATGAGGAGAACTGTGATAACGTGGTTGATAATGCAAAATGTGAGAGTTCTCGAGGGCGCTTTGGTCGTAAGAATGCTGAGGATTTAGATGCGGTTAGGGATGTGTCTAGGGGAGGTGTTGGTACATCACGTGGTGTTTCTGGGAGGCGTACATTGCCAAATTCGTTTAAGGAGcaaaaagagaatgaaggattATGGGTTCCGAGGAGTTCTGTTAGGGATCGTGCTGAGAGAGAAAGTAGTAACAAGCCTTTTAATTGTGAGATGTTTGAGATTCTTCTGGCTTCTGCGGGGATAGTTTTCAGTGGTGGTACTGATACGGATTACATGAAGGCTGCCAGGGAGAATGGCCTGGTATTTTATCGGCCTAGGTGGTGGCCAATAGAGGGGTTTGGTAATTAA
- the LOC108192425 gene encoding bax inhibitor 1 → MDAFGSFFESQSSSRNSWSYDSLKNFRQISPTVQNHLKQVYLSLCCALIASAAGAYLHVLWNIGGLLTTVGCMAAMVWLLSTPPHEEQKRVSLLMAAGLLEGASIGPLIDLAIDFDPSILVGAFVGTAVAFACFSAAAMLARRREYLYLGGLLSSGVSILFWLHFASSIFGGSLAMFKFELYFGLLIFVGYMVVDTQDIIEKAHFGDLDYVKHALTLFTDFVAVFVRILIIMLRNASDKEEKKKKRRN, encoded by the exons ATGGACGCGTTTGGATCGTTTTTCGAATCGCAATCATCATCTCGTAACAGTTGGAGTTACGATTCTCTCAAGAATTTCCGTCAAATCTCTCCCACCGTTCAAAATCATCTCAAACAG GTTTATCTTTCACTATGTTGTGCTCTGATTGCATCAGCAGCTGGGGCTTATCTCCACGTTCTTTGGAATATTGGAGGTCTTCTTACAACAGTTGGATGCATGGCCGCCATGGTTTGGTTGCTTTCAACACCTCCTCATGAAGAG CAAAAGAGGGTTTCGCTTCTGATGGCAGCTGGATTACTTGAAGGGGCCTCTATTGGTCCACTGATTGACCTGGCTATTGACTTTGATCCCAG CATCCTTGTTGGTGCATTTGTCGGAACTGCTGTGGCTTTTGCTTGTTTCTCGGCTGCAGCCATGTTAGCTAGGCGCCGAGAATACCTCTACTTAGGTGGCCTGCTTTCTTCTGGTGTATCCATCCTTTTCTGGTTGCATTTTGCATCATCCATTTTTGGAGGATCCCTGGCAATGTTTAAATTTGAG TTGTACTTTGGTCTGCTTATCTTTGTGGGCTACATGGTAGTTGATACCCAGGATATAATAGAGAAGGCTCATTTTGGAGATTTGGACTATGTGAAGCACGCACTAACTCTATTTACTGATTTTGTTGCTGTCTTTGTTCGCATCCTTATTATCATG TTGAGGAATGCATCTGAcaaagaagagaagaagaagaagagaagaaacTGA
- the LOC108206872 gene encoding uncharacterized protein LOC108206872 gives MEKLIEFGRRAMFYARVLSGYEERRIRSYRLQIQQHLAKAEESKLALKKIPEQVILSEVRRMVEEMQSLNKKLEETENAIDDYFSPLDKEAEMIVKTQLEGEEKPIKEMVKTVQRHAMIEKEEAEKFANVRCANATQNI, from the exons ATGGAGAAACTTATAGAATTTGGAAGGAGAGCAATGTTTTATGCTAGAGTCCTTTCCGGATATGAAGAGCGTCGAATCAGATCTTACAGACTCCAGATACAGCAGCATCTCGCCAAG GCGGAAGAAAGTAAGTTAGCCTTAAAAAAGATCCCTGAGCAGGTTATATTATCAGAGGTGCGGCGTATGGTAGAAGAGATGCAATCCTTGAATAAGAAGCTGGAAGAAACA GAAAATGCCATTGATGATTATTTTAGCCCACTCGATAAGGAAGCTGAGATGATAGTGAAAACGCAACTCGAGGGTGAGGAGAAGCCAATCAAAGAGATGGTGAAGACAGTGCAAAGACATGCTATGATTGAGAAAGAAGAAGCAGAGAAATTTGCTAATGTTCGATGTGCCAATGCAacgcaaaatatataa
- the LOC108210176 gene encoding GATA transcription factor 26, with amino-acid sequence MGKQGPCCHCGVTSTPLWRNGPPEKPVLCNACGSRWRTKGSLVNYTPLHARAEPDDLEEYRIRRVKTISLKNKEAKVLKRKQNHTSQVGGGAAYEYNQGFLKGGGPSGVALDYSRTFRKVLDEDTSNRSSSGSAISNSESCLQLANADASDLTGPAQSIIWDTMVPSRKRTCVNHPKQSSVEKLTKDLYTILHEQQSYLSGSSEEDLLIDSDTPMVSVEIGHGSVLIRHPSTIAREEESEASSLSVDNKHHSISEAYSQFSSLPVQTSSKGVNFSSPGVERANKLGPGMKQDLLIREKVQEEKMQLLANHGSPLCDIELKDVLNFEEFERLMTYDEQQQLLKYLPSVDTVAIPDSLKSMFDSPQFIEDLSMFQKLLAEGVFDFSPSGKTKSEGSGNLKRLVLCNLTRSTWVEHYNLLKDVKCDNSPGSAFVAAGPAAVASAQSMKVKRSRDIQFQNYPGGKTTMKSPKRVSTKANYDNKELIDNDATCFSPKSLFALPTDNSSLMLDSFRFDDHSDQELLLNVPSHSSFPQAELLMPASSFNAQASTSSSSIYQNHVRP; translated from the exons ATGGGCAAGCAAGGACCTTGCTGTCACTGTGGTGTTACAA GCACTCCTCTTTGGCGTAATGGGCCTCCAGAGAAGCCTGTACTATGCAATGCCTGTGGATCCCGATGGAGAACAAAAGGTTCACTTGTAAACTACACACCTCTACATGCTAGGGCAGAGCCAGATGATCTTGAGGAGTACAGAATTCGAAGAGTAAAGACCATATCCTTAAAAAACAAAGAGGCAAAGGTGCTAAAAAGAAAACAGAACCATACCAGTCAAGTAGGTGGAGGGGCTGCCTATGAATATAATCAAGGGTTTCTGAAAGGTGGTGGCCCTTCTGGAGTTGCCCTTGATTATAGTCGAACTTTTCGAAAGGTCCTAGATGAAGACACAAGTAATAGATCAAGTTCTGGCTCCGCAATATCTAACTCGGAGAGTTGTTTGCAGCTTGCAAATGCAGATGCGAGTGATTTGACAG GCCCAGCTCAATCTATCATTTGGGATACAATGGTACCCTCGAGGAAAAGGACCTGTGTAAATCACCCAAAACAATCTTCAGTTGAGAAGCTTACTAAAGATTTGTATACCATTTTACATGAACAACAGTCATACTTGTCTGGATCCTCTGAGGAAGATTTGCTAATTGATAGTGATACTCCGATGGTGTCTGTTGAGATAGGGCATGGAAGTGTGCTTATTAGGCATCCAAGTACAATAGCTCGTGAAGAGGAGTCTGAAGCTAGCTCCCTTTCAGTTGATAACAAGCATCACTCTATCAGTGAGGCTTACTCTCAGTTTTCCTCCCTTCCTGTACAGACATCTAGCAAAGGTGTCAATTTTTCAAGTCCTGGAGTTGAGAGAGCCAATAAACTTGGTCCAGGAATGAAACAAGACCTACTGATAAG AGAGAAGGTCCAGGAAGAAAAAATGCAGCTTCTTGCCAATCATGGTTCACCGCTGTGCGACATAGAACTAAAA GATGTTCTCAATTTTGAGGAGTTTGAAAGGCTTATGACATATGATGAGCAGCAGCAATTGCTGAAGTATCTACCTTCTGTCGACACTGTTGCCATCCCAGATAG CCTTAAAAGCATGTTTGATAGCCCTCAGTTCATAGAAGATTTATCCATGTTCCAAAAACTACTAGCAGAAGGAGTTTTTGATTTCTCTCCATCGGGTAAAACTAAAAGTGAAGGCAGTGGAAACTTGAAGAGGCTGGTACTGTGTAATTTGACGAGATCCACTTGGGTGGAACATTATAACTTACTGAAG GATGTAAAGTGTGATAATAGTCCTGGAAGTGCTTTTGTAGCAGCAGGACCTGCTGCTGTTGCTTCTGCTCAATCAATGAAAGTGAAGAGATCACGTGACATCCAATTTCAAAATTATCCAg GAGGGAAGACTACAATGAAGAGCCCAAAAAGAGTATCAACGAAGGCCAACTATGATAACAAGGAACTCATTGATAATGATGCCACTTGCTTCAGTCCAAAAAGCCTATTTGCCTTGCCTACTGATAATTCATCCCTAATGCTGGATTCTTTTCGGTTCGATGACCATTCTGATCAAGAACTTTTACTAAATGTTCCATCTCACAGTTCTTTCCCGCAGGCAGAACTCCTGATGCCAGCTTCAAGTTTTAATGCTCAGGCTAGCACTAGTAGTAGCTCAATATACCAAAATCATGTCCGGCCCTGA
- the LOC108206602 gene encoding expansin-like B1 — translation MGYQVPHSFLLTLMVFLPALCYSQDTYIASRATYYGSPDCLGTPTGACGFAGYGRTVNGGEVTGVSRLYRNGTGCGACYQVRCKSPKHCTDEGVKLVITDYGEGDHTDFILSVRAYSKLALPNMAIELFAYGVVDIEYKRISCQHPGYNLMFKVHEHSRNPEYLAIVPIYQAGINDITCVELWQEDCQEWRTMRHAYGAVWDMPNPPKGPLNLRFQVSGSYGEKLVQLRGAIPADWKAGVAYDTAIQLN, via the exons ATGGGTTACCAAGTTCCTCATAGTTTTCTACTCACTCTAATGGTTTTCTTGCCAGCACTTTGTTACAGCCAAGACACCTATATCGCCTCTCGGGCAACTTATTATGGCAGCCCTGATTGCTTAGGGACTCCAA CTGGAGCTTGTGGGTTTGCTGGATATGGAAGGACTGTCAATGGTGGTGAAGTAACGGGAGTCTCTAGACTTTACAGGAATGGCACTGGCTGTGGGGCATGCTATCAG GTAAGATGCAAGTCTCCAAAACATTGCACAGATGAAGGGGTGAAGCTAGTGATCACAGACTATGGTGAAGGAGACCACACAGACTTTATTCTCAGTGTACGAGCCTACTCAAAACTGGCTCTTCCAAACATGGCTATAGAACTTTTTGCATATGGGGTAGTTGACATAGAATACAAGAGAATTTCTTGCCAACATCCAGGTTACAATCTTATGTTCAAAGTCCATGAGCATAGTAGGAACCCAGAGTACCTAGCCATAGTACCAATATACCAGGCAGGCATAAATGACATCACATGTGTAGAATTGTGGCAG GAGGATTGCCAGGAATGGAGGACCATGCGTCATGCTTACGGCGCTGTATGGGACATGCCCAATCCACCAAAGGGCCCTCTGAACCTAAGGTTCCAAGTGAGTGGGAGTTATGGGGAAAAGTTGGTGCAACTGAGGGGTGCAATTCCTGCTGATTGGAAGGCTGGAGTCGCTTACGACACTGCCATTCAGCTTAACTAA